A window of Loxodonta africana isolate mLoxAfr1 chromosome 3, mLoxAfr1.hap2, whole genome shotgun sequence genomic DNA:
TTCCGGCATTAAATATGATGTAGATGCTATTGATAAagctgaggaatttcctttctattcttagTTGGCTGACAGTTGAATtttggatgttgaattttgtgaaatgctttttctgcatgtaTTGAAGTGATCCTATGACTTTCTTTTTTGGCCTGTTGATAAGATGGGTTACCTTGATTTTGAAATATTTAGTCAACTTAACCTTTATGTATTTCTGATTTCAGTTCTCAAAATTTTGTTGAGATTCGTTGCATATATGTTGATTAGTGATATTGatcaataagttttttttttgcataatatccgtgtgtgtgtgtgtgtgtgtgtgtgtgtcaaggttTTGCTCGTCTTAGAAAATGAGAAGAGTTTTTTCCTTCTCTAGTTTTGGAAAGGGTTTGCATAAGATTACCATTATTTTTGCCTTACATGTTTGATAGACTTCATCAGTAAAACCATCTGGTCCTGGAGTTTTCTTCATGGAAAAGTTTGGGATTACAAATGCAATTTAACAAACAAGTCCACAGCTATGCagagttcctattttttcttgagttttacTAGGTTTTGTTATTAAAGAAATGTGTCTATTTCATATAAGGTGTCAACTTTTTGGCATAATATTGTTTATACTAATTTCTTACTGTTATTTTCATGTGCGAGCTTTGTAATGGCCTAATTGATACTACTAATTTGTGCTTTTCCCGTTTTTTACTTGATCCTTCTTTCTAGGCATTTGTTCAATTATTAGTATTTTCAAGGAATCTAATTaaggatttttattatttttttcgtTTATCATTGATTTATTCCCTTATATTTACTATTTCTTCCCTTTTACCTGCTTTGAGCTCATGTTATaatttgttccaaatttcttAAGGTAGAAGCTTAGATCATCGATTTAGATCTTTCTCCTATTCTAATATTAATACTTAAACCTATAACTTTTCCTCAGTGCAGTTCTTTAACTGCCTGCTatgaaatttctgttatttttattacctttaaattttaaataatttaagctATTAAGTGTCATATTAGGCACCAATGAGTAAGAGAAAAAGCTCTCAGTGAGGAAACTAAAATGTCTCAAGCAACTTATAAGATAATTACACATATTAGGGTCTGAATTATGAAAATGACTTCAGTGAGAACACAGACATAAAAAGCTGGCTCAAGCCTAACACAAAAAATCTAAGCATTGTAATAAACAGCAAGCCAAGAACAAAAAATTGAGCTCCaagtctttattttttatatcgaatcctaattttgccatgaaagagaaaatgaagttAAAGATAACATGTTTTTAGAAAAAACCATCACCACTTGAAACAAGTAGATACTCTCGAATTAGTTCTGTTCCAAAATTGGAAATTACTTTTAGAAAAGTAAAATCATAAAATGTCCTAAATGTCAGGAAAGTCAGAGAgatgtcaacaacaacaacaacaaaaaaaaaaaaacatcagaaTTTCAGAATGCCAATCTGGTTCCTGGATACTCATGGATTCTTCTTGTCCAGCCGCAAGACAAACATTTTTGTCACTCATTTAAAATGACAATCCCAACAAGACTTTTCAATGCCCCTTTTATGTCCTTGTTCCTCAAGCTGTAGATAAAGGGATTCAGCATGGGTGTGACTATGGTGTACATCCCTGAGGCTATTGCACTGGCCCTGGAATTTTGGGTAGTGGCAGAACTGAGGTACACCCCAAGGCCTGTACCATAAAACAAAGACACAACTGAAAGGTGAGACCCACAAGTGGAAAATGCCTCATATTTCCCCCTTGCTGATGTAATTCTCAGTATGGAAGAGACAATCCGAGAATACGAAAATATGATACCAGTGAGGGGAATAATGGCTACTACCACAGTTGTAAAATACATCTCTATGACACTGAGGAGGGTATCAGAACAGGCAAGTTGGATAACCTGATTGATTTCACAGAAGAAGTGGGGAATTTCCAAGTTAGTACAGAAAGACAGTTGCAACAATAACAAACCATGTACCAGAGAGTCCAGACCACTCAATATCCAGGACAACAGAAGCAGCAAGACACAGAGTCTGGGATTCATGATAACTGTATAGTGCAGTGGGTAACAGATGGCCACAAACCGGTCATAGGCCATTATAGAAAGGAGAAAACTATCTAACTCTgcaaaaaggatgaaaaaatacatttggGAAAGGCAGCCTTGATAGGTGATGGTTTTGTTATGGGTGTGGATATTCAGCAGCATCTTTGGGATAGTGGTGGAGGTGAAACATATATCTACAAAGGAAAagttggcaaggaaaaagtacatgggagtgtggagatgGGAGCTAGTGATGGTGGCCAAGATGATGAGAAGGTTCCCAATAAATGTGACCAAGTACATGGACAGGAACAGCCCAAGAAGAAGGGATTGCAGTTCTTCCACTTCTGAGAGTCCAAGGAGAATAAATTCTAAAACCTCTGTGTGGTTTCCTGGTTCCATGTAGCTGGCGTGActgtcaagaaagtgaaaagaagagTAATACATTACAAAAAGAATACACATCATCAACCAGCAGCACTACTAcagattttaaatttttaatgaataaacATAAATACAAGTATTGTATTTgacacatacaataaataaaagccTGTATTTTGGCAATAGATTAGGTTCAGCTGAATAGTCAAAGGATTAAAAATGCAGTCATTCTTTCCACCTCTGTCCATCCTTCCAAGTTAGCAAACTAATCCCTAATGATAACTACCATAACAAGCACCACTCTTTCTACATACATATCTTTGAGATAGAATCATCTAGTTCCTTGCTCCTCAGAGTGTGATCCATGAGTAGCAGCATCAGCCtcacctggaagcttgttagaCATGCAGGCTCAGTAGACTGCCTCTACTgaaccagaatctgcattttaacaagtttccaggtgtaTTAATTTCCTGttgtgttgttcttaggtgccatggagtccactctgactcatatcgaccctatccaggacagaaggaaacactgcccagccctgagccatccttacaatcattgttatgcttgagctcattgttgaagccactgtgtcaatccacctcgttcagggtcttcctctttgcagctgaccctgtactctgccaagcatgatgtccttctccagggattgatccctcctgacaacatgtgcaaagtatgtaagatgcagtctcgccatccttgcttctagggagcattctggttgttcttcttctaagacagatttcttcgttctttttgcagtccatggtatattcagtattctttgccaacatcacaattcaaaggcgtcaattcttcttcggtcttccttattcattgtccagctttcacatgcatatgatgtgattaaaaataccatggctcgggtcaggcacaccttagtcttcaaggtgagatctttgctcttcaacactttaaagaggtcctttgcagcagagttacccaaggcaatgcatcttttgatttc
This region includes:
- the LOC135230534 gene encoding olfactory receptor 7A10-like yields the protein MMCILFVMYYSSFHFLDSHASYMEPGNHTEVLEFILLGLSEVEELQSLLLGLFLSMYLVTFIGNLLIILATITSSHLHTPMYFFLANFSFVDICFTSTTIPKMLLNIHTHNKTITYQGCLSQMYFFILFAELDSFLLSIMAYDRFVAICYPLHYTVIMNPRLCVLLLLLSWILSGLDSLVHGLLLLQLSFCTNLEIPHFFCEINQVIQLACSDTLLSVIEMYFTTVVVAIIPLTGIIFSYSRIVSSILRITSARGKYEAFSTCGSHLSVVSLFYGTGLGVYLSSATTQNSRASAIASGMYTIVTPMLNPFIYSLRNKDIKGALKSLVGIVILNE